In one Pseudomonas fitomaticsae genomic region, the following are encoded:
- a CDS encoding ABC transporter permease, with translation MTALALPQSAPLRRFSNLLYRKPNLYLSMLLVPPLLWFGAIYLGSLLVLLWQGFYTFDDFTMAVTPDLTLANFAALFQPSNFDIILRTLSMAVVVSIASAIVAFPIAYYMARYTTGKTKAFFYIAVMMPMWASYIVKAYAWTLLLAKGGVAQWFVQHLGLEPVLQFILGIPGVGGSTLSTSHLGRFMVFVYIWLPFMILPIQASLERLPPSLLQASADLGAKPRQTFMQVILPLSVPGIAAGSIFTFSLTLGDFIVPQLVGPPGYFVGSMVYAQQGAIGNMPMAAAFTLVPIVLIAIYLSIVKRLGAFDAL, from the coding sequence ATGACCGCCCTCGCCCTCCCTCAATCGGCGCCGTTGCGCAGGTTTTCCAACCTGCTCTATCGCAAGCCGAACCTGTACCTGTCGATGCTGCTGGTGCCGCCGCTGCTGTGGTTCGGCGCGATCTATCTGGGCTCGCTGCTGGTGCTGTTGTGGCAAGGTTTCTACACCTTCGACGACTTCACCATGGCGGTCACACCCGACCTGACGCTGGCCAACTTCGCCGCGCTGTTCCAGCCGTCGAATTTCGACATCATCCTGCGCACCCTGAGCATGGCCGTCGTGGTGTCGATCGCCAGCGCCATCGTCGCGTTCCCGATTGCCTACTACATGGCGCGCTACACCACCGGCAAGACCAAGGCGTTTTTCTACATCGCGGTGATGATGCCGATGTGGGCCAGCTACATCGTCAAGGCCTACGCCTGGACGCTGCTGCTGGCCAAGGGCGGCGTCGCGCAGTGGTTCGTGCAGCACCTGGGGCTGGAGCCGGTTCTGCAGTTCATTCTGGGAATTCCCGGAGTCGGTGGCAGCACCTTGTCGACCTCGCACCTGGGGCGGTTCATGGTGTTCGTCTACATCTGGCTGCCGTTCATGATCCTGCCGATCCAGGCCTCGCTGGAGCGCCTGCCGCCGTCGCTGCTGCAAGCCTCCGCCGATCTCGGGGCCAAGCCGCGCCAGACCTTCATGCAGGTGATTCTGCCGCTATCGGTGCCGGGGATTGCCGCCGGTTCGATCTTCACGTTTTCGCTGACGTTGGGCGACTTCATCGTGCCGCAACTGGTGGGCCCGCCGGGCTACTTCGTCGGCAGCATGGTCTACGCGCAGCAAGGCGCGATTGGCAACATGCCGATGGCTGCGGCGTTCACGCTGGTGCCGATTGTGCTGATCGCCATTTACCTGTCCATCGTCAAACGTTTGGGGGCCTTCGATGCACTCTGA
- a CDS encoding ABC transporter ATP-binding protein: MTLAVQFTNVSRQFGEVKAVDRVSIDIQDGEFFSMLGPSGSGKTTCLRLIAGFEQPSAGSIRIHGAEAAGLPPYQRDVNTVFQDYALFPHMNVLDNVAYGLKVKGVSKTERHKRAEEALDMVALGGYGARKPVQLSGGQRQRVALARALVNRPRVLLLDEPLGALDLKLREQMQSELKKLQRQLGITFIFVTHDQTEALSMSDRVAVFNKGRIEQVDTPRNLYMKPTTTFVAEFVGTSNVIRGDLARQLSGHPQPFSIRPEHVRFAEGPLASHEIEVSGLLHDIQYQGSATRYELTLENGQTLSISQANNQWIDSSAQHQTGQRISARWAREAMIALHDTVASGV, translated from the coding sequence ATGACGCTTGCAGTCCAGTTCACCAACGTTTCCCGGCAGTTCGGCGAGGTGAAGGCCGTTGACCGGGTTTCCATCGATATCCAGGACGGCGAGTTCTTTTCCATGCTCGGCCCTTCCGGTTCGGGCAAGACCACGTGCCTGCGCCTGATCGCCGGCTTCGAGCAACCGAGCGCGGGCTCGATCCGCATTCACGGCGCCGAAGCCGCCGGTCTGCCGCCCTATCAACGCGACGTAAACACGGTGTTTCAGGATTACGCGCTGTTCCCGCACATGAATGTGCTGGACAACGTCGCCTACGGCCTGAAGGTCAAAGGCGTAAGCAAAACCGAGCGCCACAAACGCGCCGAAGAAGCGTTGGACATGGTCGCCCTCGGCGGCTACGGCGCGCGTAAACCGGTGCAGTTGTCCGGCGGACAGCGCCAACGTGTCGCCCTCGCCCGCGCGCTGGTCAATCGTCCGCGAGTGCTGTTGCTCGACGAACCGTTGGGCGCTCTCGATCTGAAGCTGCGCGAACAGATGCAGAGCGAACTGAAGAAGCTGCAACGCCAGCTCGGCATCACTTTCATCTTCGTCACTCACGACCAGACCGAAGCGTTGTCGATGTCCGACCGCGTGGCCGTGTTCAACAAGGGTCGCATCGAGCAGGTCGACACCCCGCGCAATCTGTACATGAAACCCACCACCACCTTCGTCGCCGAATTCGTCGGCACTTCGAACGTGATTCGCGGCGATCTGGCGCGCCAGCTCAGCGGTCATCCGCAGCCGTTTTCGATCCGTCCGGAACACGTGCGGTTCGCCGAAGGCCCGTTGGCCAGCCACGAGATTGAAGTCAGCGGTCTGCTCCATGACATCCAGTATCAGGGCAGCGCCACGCGCTATGAACTGACTCTGGAAAACGGCCAGACCTTGAGCATCAGCCAGGCCAACAATCAGTGGATCGACAGCAGCGCGCAGCACCAGACCGGTCAGCGCATCAGTGCGCGCTGGGCGCGGGAAGCGATGATTGCGCTGCACGACACCGTTGCGAGCGGGGTGTGA
- the ydcS gene encoding putative ABC transporter substrate-binding protein YdcS, producing MFVHKTALLSAITMALLASASLQAAEPLKAVGAGEGQLDIVAWPGYIERGESDKAYDWVTGFEKETGCKVNVKTAATSDEMVSLMAKGGYDLVTASGDASLRLIVGKRVQPINTALIPNWKSLDPRLKDAPWYVVNNQTYGTPYQWGPNVLMYNTNVFKTAPTSWNVVFDAQNLPDGKPNKGRVQAYDGPIYIADAALYLKSTKPELGIKDPYQLTEDQYKAVLELLRAQQKLIHRYWHDTTVQMSDFKNEGVVASSAWPYQVNGLINEKQPIASTVPKEGATGWADTTMLHAEAKHPNCAYKWMDWSLQPKVQGDVAAWFGSLPAVPAACQGSELLGAEGCKTNGFDQFDKIAFWKTPQAEGGKFVPYSRWTQDYIAIMGGR from the coding sequence ATGTTCGTGCACAAGACCGCACTGCTCAGTGCAATCACCATGGCCCTGCTGGCCAGCGCCAGCCTGCAGGCCGCCGAGCCGCTGAAAGCCGTCGGCGCCGGCGAAGGCCAGCTGGATATCGTCGCCTGGCCCGGCTACATCGAACGCGGTGAAAGCGACAAGGCCTACGACTGGGTGACCGGTTTCGAGAAGGAAACCGGCTGCAAGGTCAATGTGAAAACCGCCGCCACCTCTGACGAAATGGTCAGCCTGATGGCCAAGGGCGGTTACGACCTGGTGACGGCGTCGGGCGATGCCTCGCTGCGGTTGATCGTCGGCAAGCGTGTGCAACCGATCAACACTGCGTTGATTCCGAACTGGAAATCCCTCGACCCGCGCCTGAAAGACGCGCCGTGGTACGTGGTCAACAACCAGACCTACGGCACCCCGTACCAGTGGGGCCCGAACGTGCTGATGTACAACACCAACGTGTTCAAGACTGCACCGACCAGCTGGAACGTGGTGTTCGACGCGCAGAACCTGCCCGATGGCAAGCCGAACAAGGGCCGCGTGCAAGCCTACGACGGCCCGATCTACATCGCCGACGCGGCGCTTTACCTGAAATCCACCAAGCCTGAGCTGGGGATCAAGGATCCGTATCAGCTCACCGAAGATCAGTACAAGGCTGTGCTGGAACTGTTGCGCGCTCAGCAGAAGCTGATCCACCGTTACTGGCACGACACCACGGTGCAGATGAGCGACTTCAAGAACGAAGGCGTGGTCGCGTCCAGCGCCTGGCCGTATCAGGTCAACGGCCTGATCAACGAGAAACAGCCGATCGCTTCGACCGTGCCGAAAGAAGGCGCCACCGGTTGGGCTGACACCACCATGCTGCACGCCGAGGCCAAGCACCCGAACTGCGCCTACAAGTGGATGGACTGGTCGCTGCAACCGAAAGTCCAGGGTGATGTGGCGGCGTGGTTCGGTTCGTTGCCGGCGGTTCCGGCGGCGTGTCAGGGCAGTGAGTTGCTCGGCGCTGAAGGCTGCAAGACCAACGGGTTCGATCAGTTCGACAAGATCGCCTTCTGGAAAACACCGCAGGCTGAGGGTGGGAAGTTTGTGCCGTATAGCCGGTGGACGCAGGACTACATTGCGATTATGGGCGGTAGGTAA
- a CDS encoding gamma-aminobutyraldehyde dehydrogenase, with the protein MTTQEKRSRKMAGAQTHMHTALLIDGELVAGQGFVEPILNPATGEVLTQIAEASTEQVEAAILAAHRAFAEWSRTTPQQRSNFLLEIANAVEKHADHLARLEALNCGKPLHLARQDDLTATVDVFRFFAGAVRCQTGQLSGEYVPGYTSMVRRDPIGVVASIAPWNYPIMMAAWKIAPALAAGNTLVFKPSEHTPLSILALAPALAEILPRGVINIVCGGGEGVGSHLVGHPKVRMVSLTGDIVTGQKILQAAAKTLKRTHLELGGKAPVIVCNDADLKAVVEGVRTYGYYNAGQDCTAACRIYAQAGIHDKLVAELGAAVSSLRFAGKRDADNEIGPLISTRQRDRVASFVERALGQPHIERVTGAAVHSGAGFFYQPTLLAGCKQSDEIVQREVFGPVVTVTRFDELAQAVDWANDSEYGLASSVWTQNLDKAMQVAARLQYGCTWINSHFMLVSEMPHGGLKRSGYGKDLSSDSLQDYSVVRHIMARHGQHL; encoded by the coding sequence ATGACCACACAAGAAAAGAGATCCCGGAAAATGGCTGGCGCGCAGACCCACATGCACACCGCGTTGCTGATCGACGGCGAACTGGTCGCCGGCCAGGGTTTTGTCGAACCGATCCTCAACCCGGCCACTGGCGAAGTCCTGACCCAGATAGCCGAGGCCAGCACCGAGCAAGTCGAAGCCGCCATCCTCGCCGCCCACCGCGCCTTTGCCGAGTGGTCGCGCACCACCCCGCAACAACGCTCGAATTTCCTGCTGGAAATCGCCAACGCCGTCGAAAAGCACGCCGATCACCTCGCCCGCCTCGAAGCACTGAACTGCGGCAAGCCGCTGCATCTAGCGCGGCAGGACGATTTGACCGCCACCGTCGATGTGTTCCGCTTCTTCGCCGGCGCCGTGCGCTGCCAGACCGGTCAGCTCAGCGGCGAATACGTGCCCGGCTACACCAGCATGGTGCGCCGCGATCCGATTGGCGTCGTCGCGTCGATTGCGCCGTGGAACTACCCGATCATGATGGCCGCGTGGAAGATCGCCCCGGCCCTCGCCGCCGGCAATACGCTGGTGTTCAAACCCTCCGAGCACACTCCGCTGTCGATTCTGGCGCTGGCGCCAGCGCTAGCCGAAATTCTGCCGCGTGGCGTAATCAATATCGTGTGCGGTGGCGGCGAAGGCGTCGGCAGTCACTTGGTTGGCCACCCGAAAGTGCGCATGGTGTCGCTGACCGGCGATATCGTCACCGGTCAGAAAATCCTCCAGGCCGCCGCCAAAACCCTCAAACGCACCCACCTCGAACTCGGCGGCAAGGCCCCGGTGATCGTCTGCAACGACGCGGATCTCAAAGCCGTGGTCGAAGGCGTGCGCACTTATGGCTATTACAACGCCGGGCAGGACTGCACGGCGGCTTGCCGTATTTACGCCCAGGCCGGGATTCACGACAAGTTGGTCGCCGAACTCGGTGCGGCGGTCAGCAGTCTGCGCTTCGCTGGCAAACGCGACGCCGACAACGAGATCGGCCCGCTGATCAGCACCCGTCAGCGCGACCGCGTGGCCAGTTTTGTCGAGCGCGCCCTCGGTCAGCCGCACATCGAACGGGTTACAGGCGCAGCGGTGCATTCCGGCGCCGGGTTCTTCTATCAGCCAACCCTGCTGGCCGGTTGCAAACAGAGCGATGAAATCGTCCAGCGCGAAGTGTTCGGCCCGGTGGTGACCGTGACCCGCTTCGACGAACTCGCGCAAGCGGTGGACTGGGCCAACGACTCGGAATACGGCCTCGCCTCGTCGGTGTGGACCCAGAACCTGGACAAGGCGATGCAGGTCGCCGCACGCCTGCAATACGGCTGCACCTGGATCAACAGCCATTTCATGCTGGTCAGCGAAATGCCCCACGGCGGGCTGAAACGCTCCGGTTACGGCAAAGACTTATCCAGCGATTCGCTACAGGACTACAGCGTGGTGCGGCACATCATGGCCCGCCACGGCCAGCATCTCTGA
- a CDS encoding LysR family transcriptional regulator: MMTLRQIRHFIAVAETGSISAAAQTAFISQSTLTLAIQQLEEEIGVSLFNRHAKGMTLTHQGHQFLRQAHLILATVDNAKRSLQQSTDQVAGQLIVGVTSLVAGYYLADLLTRFQRAYPNVEIRVMEDERPYIEHLLVSGEIDVGVLILSNLEDRHALQTEVLTHSPHRLWLPAQHPLLEHDSINLADVAREPLIQLNVDEMDRNAQRLWRGAGLQPKITLRTASTEAVRSLVAAGLGVSIQPDMTYRPWSLEGDIIEARPIADLNQTLDVGLAWRRGTARPALVDPFLTVAREQPHGGRKPSI, encoded by the coding sequence ATGATGACCTTGCGTCAGATCCGCCATTTCATCGCCGTGGCCGAGACCGGCTCGATCTCCGCCGCCGCGCAAACCGCGTTCATTTCCCAATCGACCCTGACCCTGGCCATCCAGCAACTGGAGGAAGAAATCGGCGTCAGCCTGTTCAACCGCCACGCCAAGGGCATGACGCTCACCCATCAGGGGCACCAATTCCTACGCCAGGCGCACCTGATTCTGGCGACCGTGGACAACGCCAAACGCAGCCTGCAACAGAGCACCGACCAGGTCGCCGGGCAGTTGATCGTCGGCGTGACCAGTCTGGTAGCCGGTTACTACCTGGCGGATTTGCTGACCCGTTTCCAGCGCGCCTATCCCAATGTCGAGATCCGGGTGATGGAGGACGAGCGGCCGTATATCGAGCATCTGCTGGTCAGCGGCGAGATCGATGTCGGTGTGCTGATCCTCTCCAACCTCGAAGACCGCCACGCCTTGCAGACCGAAGTGCTGACCCACTCGCCGCACCGTTTGTGGCTGCCGGCCCAGCATCCGCTGCTGGAACACGACAGCATCAACCTTGCCGATGTGGCCCGGGAACCGTTGATTCAGCTGAACGTCGACGAAATGGATCGCAACGCCCAACGCCTATGGCGCGGCGCCGGACTGCAACCGAAGATCACCCTCAGAACCGCGTCCACCGAGGCGGTGCGAAGCCTGGTAGCGGCGGGCCTCGGCGTGTCGATCCAGCCGGACATGACCTACCGCCCCTGGTCGCTGGAAGGCGACATCATCGAAGCGCGACCGATTGCCGACCTCAACCAGACCCTCGACGTCGGCCTGGCCTGGCGTCGCGGCACCGCCCGCCCCGCACTGGTCGATCCCTTCCTGACCGTGGCCCGCGAGCAACCTCACGGCGGACGCAAGCCATCTATTTAA
- a CDS encoding tellurite resistance TerB family protein, with protein sequence MNTRGLLDQLLKSGQDLLQNKAGGAQNKPAAGGLGGLLGGSSSNGALGGLLSGAGGGALAAGAMGLLLGSKKARKVGGKVAIYGGLAALGVIAYKAYGNWNAQKGTAPQSEPQTLDRLPPAQVEQHSQAILKALVAAAKADGHIDDRERQLIEGEFTKLDNDQELKHWLHAELNKPLDPTDVARAASTPEMAAEMYVASVMMVDEENFMEKSYLDELARQLKLEPGLKVELERQVRVALV encoded by the coding sequence ATGAACACCCGTGGATTGCTCGATCAACTCCTCAAGTCCGGCCAGGATCTGCTGCAGAACAAGGCCGGCGGGGCGCAGAACAAACCGGCTGCCGGTGGTTTGGGCGGATTGCTGGGCGGATCTTCCAGTAATGGCGCACTCGGCGGTTTGCTGTCAGGCGCAGGCGGCGGTGCTCTGGCGGCCGGCGCCATGGGCCTGTTGCTGGGCAGCAAAAAGGCCCGCAAGGTTGGCGGTAAAGTCGCCATCTATGGCGGCCTCGCCGCACTGGGCGTGATCGCCTACAAAGCCTACGGCAACTGGAACGCCCAAAAAGGCACCGCCCCCCAAAGCGAACCGCAAACCCTCGATCGCCTGCCACCTGCGCAAGTCGAACAACACAGCCAGGCCATCCTCAAGGCCTTGGTCGCCGCCGCCAAGGCCGACGGCCACATCGACGACCGCGAACGCCAGCTGATCGAAGGCGAGTTCACCAAACTCGACAACGATCAGGAACTCAAGCACTGGCTCCACGCCGAACTCAACAAACCCCTCGACCCCACCGACGTTGCCCGTGCGGCAAGCACACCGGAAATGGCCGCCGAAATGTACGTGGCAAGCGTGATGATGGTGGATGAGGAGAACTTCATGGAGAAGAGCTATCTGGATGAACTGGCGCGGCAGTTGAAGCTGGAGCCGGGGTTGAAGGTGGAGTTGGAGAGGCAGGTTAGGGTGGCTTTGGTGTAA
- a CDS encoding tetratricopeptide repeat protein — protein MNIKNIALALYLTLSSYLAYAQLSADQQIAKDQGLNLYQQSDWYDSQPLLKVAAEGGDRVAQYYLGEALRLSNRYTTAEARKWYEAAADQGDLYAMLRLSSKSDPCNVFGDCTGMSADEWRDQAIEIAKERAKHGDTEAMTVLFITKQGFNWLEQAAEAGDPLAQNTLAGIYKDGGGWFFIPGSRNKAIEKWYRASAEGGYPRAMYLYANYLFENNGKKEDVAFWLKKSAEHGYIEAVGNYALSVAHMPDDLGYTKDLTEAYALAYLMSGFNGGGTAAEDGKMILSDIAKEMTEKEIKQGILLAKNWKKSHSPLSYFPPIYGY, from the coding sequence TTGAATATAAAAAACATTGCACTCGCTCTATATTTAACACTTTCATCATACCTGGCCTATGCCCAGCTCTCTGCGGACCAACAAATAGCTAAAGATCAAGGCCTAAATCTGTATCAGCAAAGTGACTGGTACGACTCTCAACCGCTACTTAAAGTCGCAGCCGAAGGAGGAGATCGAGTTGCCCAATACTACTTGGGGGAAGCCCTTCGATTGAGCAATCGCTACACCACTGCCGAAGCAAGAAAGTGGTACGAAGCCGCAGCGGATCAAGGCGATCTATACGCGATGCTGCGCTTGAGCAGCAAAAGCGATCCCTGCAATGTTTTTGGGGACTGCACAGGAATGAGCGCTGACGAATGGCGCGATCAAGCGATAGAAATAGCCAAGGAACGTGCTAAACATGGCGATACTGAGGCTATGACTGTACTTTTTATCACCAAACAAGGATTTAACTGGTTAGAGCAGGCTGCAGAAGCGGGCGACCCTTTGGCACAAAACACACTCGCGGGAATCTACAAAGACGGTGGTGGATGGTTTTTTATTCCGGGTAGCCGGAATAAAGCCATTGAAAAATGGTATAGAGCATCGGCTGAAGGCGGATACCCACGGGCAATGTATCTATACGCAAACTATCTTTTTGAAAACAACGGCAAAAAAGAAGACGTTGCTTTCTGGCTCAAAAAATCTGCGGAACATGGATACATTGAGGCGGTTGGAAACTACGCCCTGAGTGTAGCTCATATGCCTGACGATCTTGGCTATACAAAAGACCTGACGGAGGCATATGCCCTTGCTTACTTGATGTCTGGGTTCAACGGTGGCGGAACAGCTGCTGAAGATGGAAAAATGATACTTTCTGACATCGCCAAAGAGATGACGGAAAAAGAAATAAAGCAAGGCATACTGCTTGCCAAAAACTGGAAAAAATCACACTCTCCTCTTTCATACTTTCCGCCAATCTATGGATACTAA
- a CDS encoding tetratricopeptide repeat protein — MIRNFIGAFWLSLIFCSSATAEFNPAQKTARDSGIALFRQSDWYDSQPLLTIAAEAGDRDAQYYLGEAIRLSKRYITAEAKKWYEAAAEQGDLYAMLRLSKEDDLCTIMDSCSEKGAKDWREQVLKAANERAVKGDTEAMTVLFTAGQGISWLEKAAEGGDSYAQQLLASVYKSGAGWFFIPGSREKEINRLFKSSSEGGNPRGMFLYANYLYDHNGSKEEIAHWVKKAAENSHIDSLITYAYKISDPSNELGYPVNLKEAYSLILILSKLEAGTAPKDAKRKLPELESQMKPDEIKQGIEFSKEWKKTHPPLSYFDPIYGY; from the coding sequence TTGATTAGGAATTTTATTGGAGCTTTCTGGCTCTCGTTGATTTTCTGCAGTAGCGCAACAGCTGAGTTCAACCCAGCGCAAAAAACAGCCAGAGATTCGGGCATCGCGCTTTTTCGTCAAAGTGATTGGTACGACTCCCAGCCACTCCTCACGATCGCAGCGGAAGCTGGAGATCGTGACGCCCAATACTATTTGGGCGAAGCAATTCGACTAAGTAAGCGTTATATCACTGCCGAAGCTAAAAAATGGTATGAGGCAGCTGCTGAGCAGGGCGATCTTTATGCAATGCTTCGTTTAAGTAAAGAAGATGACTTGTGTACCATTATGGACAGCTGCTCTGAAAAAGGCGCAAAAGATTGGCGAGAGCAAGTATTAAAAGCGGCAAACGAGCGAGCCGTTAAAGGAGACACTGAAGCAATGACAGTGCTCTTTACAGCTGGCCAAGGGATTTCCTGGCTTGAGAAAGCGGCGGAAGGCGGTGACAGTTATGCCCAACAACTGTTAGCCAGTGTTTACAAAAGCGGTGCTGGTTGGTTTTTTATTCCAGGGAGTCGCGAAAAAGAGATTAATCGACTATTTAAATCTTCCTCTGAGGGTGGCAATCCGAGAGGAATGTTTCTCTACGCAAATTATTTATATGACCACAACGGCAGCAAAGAGGAAATCGCACACTGGGTAAAAAAAGCTGCAGAAAACAGCCATATAGACTCATTAATTACTTATGCATATAAAATCTCCGACCCCTCCAACGAACTCGGCTACCCAGTAAATCTGAAAGAAGCATACAGCTTGATTCTAATACTTTCAAAACTTGAGGCCGGAACGGCTCCAAAGGACGCAAAACGAAAACTTCCAGAGCTTGAGAGCCAGATGAAACCAGATGAAATAAAACAAGGCATCGAATTTTCCAAAGAGTGGAAAAAAACTCACCCGCCACTTTCGTATTTTGATCCAATTTACGGATATTGA
- a CDS encoding tetratricopeptide repeat protein, protein MTDLTLIKKTLAIISCSILFSGSVFAKLTTEQEAAKEKGISLYQQSDWYDSQPLLKIAAESGDSVAQYYLGEAIRLSKRYITVDAKKWYEAAASQGDLYAMLRLSNSGDLCKEMGSCAGKSGEEWREHALKIAKERAEKGDSEAMTVLFTAKQGLAWLERAANAGNGVAQKVLAGVYQDGGGWFLTPGSREKAVEKWFKASAESGYAPGMYLYANFLYEHNASKEEVGYWIEKAAEMGHIDAAGGYALTIAHLPDSYGFPLDLVKAYGITYLISKLEGGGVAPEDARRSLPEIAEKMTPEEIKKGIAFAKEWKTKHPPLSYFVPPYGY, encoded by the coding sequence GTGACAGATTTAACTTTGATTAAGAAAACTCTTGCCATAATTTCATGCTCAATTTTATTTTCCGGCTCAGTTTTTGCCAAACTAACTACTGAGCAAGAGGCCGCAAAAGAAAAAGGCATTTCACTTTACCAACAAAGTGACTGGTACGATTCCCAACCGCTACTCAAAATTGCGGCAGAGAGTGGCGATAGTGTTGCGCAGTACTATTTAGGAGAAGCCATTCGTCTTAGTAAACGCTACATCACAGTAGACGCAAAAAAATGGTACGAGGCAGCAGCCAGCCAAGGTGACCTTTACGCAATGCTACGTCTAAGCAACTCAGGTGATCTATGTAAAGAAATGGGTAGCTGTGCCGGTAAAAGCGGTGAAGAGTGGCGAGAGCATGCTTTGAAGATTGCAAAAGAACGTGCCGAAAAAGGCGATTCTGAAGCAATGACTGTTTTATTCACAGCGAAGCAAGGTTTGGCGTGGTTGGAAAGAGCGGCAAACGCTGGTAACGGGGTTGCCCAGAAAGTCCTTGCAGGGGTTTACCAAGACGGTGGCGGATGGTTCCTGACTCCCGGAAGTCGCGAGAAAGCTGTTGAGAAATGGTTTAAAGCCTCAGCCGAGAGCGGTTATGCGCCAGGCATGTATCTTTATGCAAATTTCTTGTACGAGCACAACGCAAGTAAAGAAGAAGTTGGATACTGGATTGAGAAGGCTGCTGAGATGGGCCATATCGATGCTGCGGGTGGCTATGCTTTGACGATAGCCCATCTTCCTGACAGCTACGGTTTTCCATTGGATTTAGTGAAAGCTTACGGAATAACCTACCTTATCTCGAAACTAGAAGGGGGTGGGGTCGCACCGGAAGATGCTCGCAGAAGCCTTCCAGAAATAGCAGAAAAAATGACTCCAGAAGAAATCAAAAAAGGGATAGCTTTCGCCAAAGAGTGGAAAACAAAGCATCCTCCACTATCTTATTTTGTTCCACCTTATGGCTACTGA
- a CDS encoding tetratricopeptide repeat protein: protein MIKRATLGCLILMFLSCASAGQLTEIQTAARNKGIALYQQSAWTSSQPFLKTAAEAGDRHAQYFLGEAIRLSNRYMTDEAKKWYEAAAEQGDLYAMLRLSNKNDLCTVLEECTGKNSEEWREHAVKVARERADKGDTEAMIVLFTAKQGLEWLERAAESGDSYAQQLLASAYKRGQGWFLIPGSREKAIEKWYKASAEGGYPPGMYLYANYLYEHNGSKEDVGRWLKKTAESGHIEALGGYALNIAHLPDTYGFPLDLVKAYGFTYLISNLKGGATSPEEARLNLPEIAKKMQPKEIELGISFAKEWEKTHPPLSYFDPIYGY from the coding sequence TTGATTAAGCGAGCTACTTTAGGTTGTCTAATTTTAATGTTCCTATCCTGTGCTTCCGCCGGACAGTTGACAGAGATTCAGACGGCAGCCAGAAATAAGGGTATTGCTCTTTACCAACAAAGCGCATGGACTTCCTCACAACCATTTTTAAAAACCGCCGCTGAAGCTGGCGACCGTCACGCTCAGTATTTTTTAGGCGAGGCGATACGACTGAGTAATCGTTACATGACGGACGAAGCCAAAAAATGGTATGAGGCCGCCGCCGAGCAGGGCGACCTTTACGCGATGCTACGTCTCAGCAATAAAAATGATCTGTGCACAGTATTGGAAGAGTGCACAGGTAAAAATAGTGAAGAATGGAGGGAGCATGCGGTAAAAGTCGCTCGTGAGCGTGCAGACAAAGGCGACACAGAGGCAATGATTGTGCTGTTTACGGCCAAACAAGGGTTGGAATGGCTAGAAAGGGCTGCGGAATCTGGTGATAGCTATGCTCAGCAATTACTCGCCAGTGCCTATAAAAGAGGACAGGGCTGGTTCCTGATTCCAGGCAGTCGCGAGAAAGCAATAGAAAAGTGGTATAAAGCATCGGCTGAAGGCGGCTACCCTCCGGGCATGTACCTCTATGCAAACTATCTGTATGAACACAATGGAAGCAAAGAGGACGTAGGACGTTGGCTTAAAAAAACGGCCGAATCGGGTCATATTGAGGCATTAGGAGGGTACGCCTTAAACATCGCACACTTACCAGATACTTATGGATTCCCTCTAGACTTAGTTAAAGCCTACGGATTTACATATTTAATATCAAACCTTAAAGGTGGGGCGACTTCTCCTGAAGAGGCAAGACTCAACCTTCCAGAAATAGCAAAAAAAATGCAACCCAAGGAAATTGAACTTGGAATTTCCTTTGCAAAGGAATGGGAAAAAACACACCCGCCACTCTCCTATTTCGATCCTATATACGGCTATTAA